A single genomic interval of Mycolicibacterium sp. MU0053 harbors:
- a CDS encoding MCE family protein, which produces MMRIWWRRMVMAWATLVIAGGVVGCGDWQGLNSLPMPGTAGGGPGSFVIQAQLPDVNNIQPNSRVRVGDVDVGAVTRIERQGWHALLTMQLDGSVDLPENSTVTIGLTSLLGSLHIELAPPTDAAPKGRLHAGSLIPLSRGDAFPSTEQTLAALSVVLNGGGLGQVQDITAALATAFRGREHDLRSMIGQLETFTRNVNDQTGDIITATESLNNLAGQFAAQRPVLDQALQAVPEALAVLNGQRRNLVETAHQFGIFSALTVDSVNQTKDNLVKELNDVGPVLESLADAGPSMTRALSLILTFPFPNETIEKWQRGDYANLTAIADLTLSRIDAGMFTGTRWEGDLTALEVQWGRTIGQFPSPYTKGNPLVVPYRWDQGP; this is translated from the coding sequence ATGATGCGCATCTGGTGGCGACGAATGGTGATGGCGTGGGCGACGCTCGTCATCGCTGGTGGGGTCGTTGGCTGTGGTGACTGGCAAGGGCTGAACTCGTTGCCGATGCCCGGAACGGCGGGCGGGGGCCCCGGGTCGTTCGTGATCCAGGCGCAGCTGCCCGATGTCAACAACATTCAGCCGAACTCGCGGGTCCGTGTCGGCGACGTCGACGTCGGCGCGGTCACCAGGATCGAGCGCCAGGGCTGGCACGCGTTGCTGACGATGCAGCTGGACGGCAGCGTCGACCTACCGGAGAACTCCACCGTCACAATAGGTCTGACGAGTTTGCTGGGCTCATTGCACATCGAGCTCGCGCCGCCGACCGACGCCGCGCCGAAGGGCAGACTGCACGCCGGCTCACTTATTCCGCTGTCGCGTGGTGACGCATTCCCAAGCACCGAGCAGACTTTGGCGGCGCTGTCCGTGGTGCTCAACGGTGGCGGACTCGGTCAGGTGCAGGACATCACTGCGGCGCTCGCGACCGCTTTCCGCGGCCGCGAGCACGACCTGCGCAGTATGATCGGTCAGCTCGAGACATTCACCCGCAACGTCAACGACCAAACCGGCGACATCATCACCGCCACGGAGAGCCTCAACAACCTGGCTGGGCAGTTCGCCGCACAGCGGCCGGTTCTGGACCAGGCCTTGCAGGCGGTCCCCGAGGCGCTGGCCGTACTCAACGGGCAGCGGCGTAACCTCGTCGAAACCGCCCACCAGTTCGGCATATTCAGTGCGTTGACGGTCGATTCGGTCAACCAGACCAAGGACAACCTGGTCAAGGAACTCAACGACGTCGGCCCGGTGCTGGAGTCGCTCGCCGACGCCGGGCCGAGCATGACCCGAGCCCTGTCGCTCATCCTTACCTTCCCGTTTCCCAACGAGACGATCGAGAAGTGGCAGCGTGGCGACTATGCCAACCTGACCGCGATCGCGGACCTCACCCTGAGCCGAATCGACGCGGGAATGTTCACCGGTACCCGGTGGGAAGGTGATCTGACCGCGCTGGAAGTGCAGTGGGGCCGCACGATCGGACAGTTCCCCAGCCCCTATACAAAGGGCAATCCGTTGGTCGTGCCGTATCGATGGGATCAGGGGCCGTAA
- a CDS encoding MCE family protein, which produces MTGLRWLRTALAGILALTLAAGFVVVVRHSDRIGKTWVTAYFANSNGLFAGDDVRILGVPVGRIDHIEPQPTRARITFWVDRKYPIPVDANAVILAPQLVTGRSIQLTPAFTGGSMMPTGSVIPEERTAVPVEWDEVRVQLQRLTRLLQPTEPGGVSTLGAVINTAADNLRGQGASIRETVVRLSQALATLGGHSSDIFSTFTNLSTLVSALHDSADLLEQLNGNMAEVTSLVADDPQKVARTIEDLGGVIGDVKDFADDNREAIGTASDKLASISDTLIASLDDLEQTLHIAPGTVANFYNIFEPANGALTGALAVNNFANPISFLCGAIQAASRRGAEQSAKLCVQYLAPIVKNRQYNFPPIGANLVVGAQARPNEVTYSEDRMRPDFVPPAEDGPQTTATDPTAGLSGIMLPTNGGGA; this is translated from the coding sequence ATGACCGGCCTGCGCTGGTTGCGCACAGCACTGGCGGGCATACTCGCGTTGACGCTCGCAGCCGGGTTCGTTGTGGTGGTACGGCATTCCGATCGAATCGGGAAAACCTGGGTGACCGCCTATTTCGCTAACAGCAACGGCCTGTTCGCCGGTGATGACGTGCGCATCCTCGGCGTGCCGGTGGGACGCATCGACCACATCGAGCCGCAGCCCACCCGTGCCAGAATCACGTTCTGGGTGGACCGCAAGTATCCGATACCGGTCGATGCGAACGCGGTGATTCTCGCGCCGCAACTGGTGACCGGCAGGTCGATTCAGTTGACCCCCGCATTCACCGGTGGGTCGATGATGCCTACCGGGTCGGTGATTCCGGAGGAGCGCACTGCGGTCCCGGTGGAATGGGACGAGGTCCGAGTTCAACTGCAACGCTTGACCAGACTGCTTCAACCAACCGAGCCAGGCGGTGTCAGCACACTGGGCGCGGTGATCAACACCGCGGCCGACAACCTACGCGGGCAAGGCGCCAGCATCCGCGAGACCGTCGTCAGACTGTCGCAGGCACTGGCGACGCTGGGCGGTCACAGCTCCGATATCTTCTCGACGTTCACCAATCTGTCGACCCTGGTTTCCGCCCTGCACGACAGTGCCGACCTGCTCGAGCAGCTCAACGGCAACATGGCGGAGGTGACTTCGTTGGTCGCCGACGACCCGCAGAAGGTGGCACGGACGATCGAGGATCTCGGTGGTGTCATCGGCGATGTCAAGGACTTCGCCGACGACAATCGGGAAGCGATCGGCACGGCCTCGGACAAACTGGCGTCGATCAGCGACACGTTGATCGCCAGCCTCGATGATCTCGAGCAGACACTGCACATCGCCCCCGGCACAGTGGCGAACTTCTACAACATCTTCGAGCCCGCCAACGGCGCGTTGACCGGCGCGCTGGCCGTCAACAACTTCGCGAACCCGATCAGCTTCCTCTGCGGTGCAATCCAGGCGGCGTCTCGGCGTGGTGCCGAGCAGTCGGCGAAGCTGTGCGTGCAGTACCTGGCCCCGATCGTCAAGAACCGGCAGTACAACTTCCCGCCGATCGGGGCGAACCTGGTCGTCGGAGCGCAGGCCAGACCCAACGAGGTCACCTACAGCGAGGACCGGATGCGACCCGATTTCGTACCGCCCGCCGAGGACGGGCCGCAAACGACCGCAACGGACCCCACCGCCGGCCTGTCAGGAATCATGCTCCCCACCAACGGTGGTGGTGCATGA
- a CDS encoding MCE family protein, producing MRSFTERSPLAIGAVGVVVVSAVVVGALQYQNLPLVNQVKTYSAHFADAGGLLSGATVEVSGYPAGRVSSIELDGAAVLVRFSVDKNIRMGEATEAAIKTKSLLGTKMLAVLPQGGGDLDGPIPMNRTSSPYQLPDALGDLADTISGLDTDELSESLSTLSDTFADTPGELREAVHGVARFAQTLNDRDTQLRTLLTNAAKATGVLAHRSDQVARLVSATNDLLAQLRTQSDAVNQIWASISSAAAQLKAFIAENRQQLRPALEKLNGVMAILDNRKDRFREAVKLLNKYAMSLGESLSSGPFFKAYVVNLLPGQFVQPFVDAAFSDLGLDPNVLAPSQLTDPPTGQPGTPALPVPHPRTGQGGEPHLTVPDAITGNPGDPRYPYRAPLPAPLPGGPPPGPPALSGNATPESGQP from the coding sequence ATGAGATCCTTCACGGAGCGCAGTCCGCTCGCGATCGGGGCCGTCGGCGTCGTGGTGGTCTCCGCGGTCGTCGTCGGGGCGCTGCAGTACCAGAATCTGCCCCTGGTCAATCAGGTCAAGACCTACTCGGCTCACTTCGCCGACGCCGGAGGCCTGCTCAGCGGGGCCACGGTGGAGGTCTCCGGATATCCGGCGGGCAGGGTGTCGTCCATCGAGCTCGACGGAGCCGCGGTGCTGGTGCGCTTCAGCGTCGACAAGAACATCCGAATGGGCGAGGCGACCGAGGCCGCAATCAAGACGAAGAGCCTGCTGGGAACCAAGATGCTTGCCGTTCTTCCACAGGGCGGAGGCGACCTCGACGGGCCCATCCCGATGAACCGGACCAGCTCGCCGTATCAGCTGCCCGATGCGCTCGGCGATCTCGCCGACACCATCAGCGGCCTGGACACAGATGAACTCTCGGAATCGTTGTCGACCTTGTCGGACACCTTCGCCGATACCCCCGGGGAGCTTCGGGAGGCGGTGCACGGCGTGGCGCGCTTCGCTCAGACTCTCAACGACCGCGACACGCAGCTGCGCACGCTGCTCACCAATGCCGCCAAGGCGACAGGTGTACTGGCCCACCGCAGCGATCAGGTTGCCCGGCTGGTTTCCGCCACCAACGACCTGTTGGCGCAACTGCGCACCCAAAGCGACGCGGTGAACCAGATCTGGGCCAGCATCTCCTCGGCCGCAGCGCAATTGAAGGCGTTCATCGCCGAGAACCGCCAGCAGCTGCGGCCGGCACTGGAGAAGCTCAACGGAGTCATGGCGATTCTGGACAATCGCAAGGACCGGTTTCGGGAAGCGGTCAAATTGCTCAACAAATACGCGATGTCGCTGGGTGAGTCGCTGTCGTCCGGGCCGTTCTTCAAGGCATATGTGGTCAACTTGCTTCCCGGACAGTTCGTTCAGCCGTTCGTCGACGCCGCGTTCTCGGACCTCGGCCTCGACCCCAATGTGCTGGCTCCATCGCAGCTGACAGATCCCCCGACAGGTCAGCCGGGCACACCCGCGTTGCCGGTGCCCCACCCGCGCACCGGCCAGGGTGGGGAGCCCCATCTGACCGTGCCCGACGCCATCACCGGCAACCCGGGCGATCCTCGTTACCCGTACCGTGCACCGCTGCCCGCACCGCTGCCGGGTGGTCCCCCGCCCGGCCCACCCGCGTTGTCCGGCAACGCCACCCCGGAATCGGGGCAGCCATGA
- a CDS encoding MCE family protein: MKDDFKGAAWRLLIFLTVCAFGTFALLTVFAEFRFGGGKKYFADFTNVSGLKSDDMVRIAGVEVGTIQDISFNGDSTVRVEFATDDSVLLTEGTRAAVRYDNVIGGRYLALEEGAGGLRPLQPSATIPVARTQPALDLDSVIGGFRPLFRVLDPDQVNALSGQLISALQGQGATIGSFLQQAAMVTNTLADRDVLIGQVIDNLNVVLGSLGGQTERLDLAVTSLSELVQGLAERKGDISTALAYTDAAAGSVAGLLAQSRQPFAKVVRETDRTAAIALADHEYLDNLINTLPDKYRALGRQGINGDFFSFYLCEIVLKLNGKGGQPVYVKVADQVSGRCAPR; encoded by the coding sequence GTGAAGGACGACTTCAAGGGCGCGGCATGGCGCCTGCTGATTTTCCTGACAGTGTGTGCATTCGGGACCTTCGCATTGCTGACGGTGTTCGCCGAATTCCGTTTCGGTGGCGGCAAGAAGTACTTCGCCGATTTCACCAATGTGTCCGGATTGAAGAGCGACGATATGGTGCGCATCGCAGGGGTGGAAGTCGGCACGATCCAAGACATTTCCTTCAATGGTGACTCGACCGTGCGCGTGGAGTTCGCCACCGACGATTCGGTCCTGCTCACCGAGGGCACCCGCGCGGCCGTTCGATATGACAACGTGATCGGCGGACGGTATCTGGCCCTGGAGGAGGGCGCCGGGGGACTGCGCCCGCTGCAGCCCAGCGCAACGATCCCGGTCGCGCGGACACAGCCCGCCCTCGACTTGGATTCCGTCATCGGCGGGTTCAGGCCGCTGTTCCGGGTGCTCGATCCCGATCAGGTCAACGCGCTGAGTGGACAGTTGATCTCGGCCCTTCAGGGCCAGGGCGCCACCATCGGATCGTTTCTGCAACAGGCGGCGATGGTGACCAACACCCTGGCCGATCGCGACGTGCTGATCGGTCAGGTCATCGACAACCTCAACGTCGTGCTCGGATCCCTCGGCGGTCAAACCGAGCGCCTCGATCTGGCGGTCACGTCGTTGTCCGAACTGGTGCAGGGGCTCGCCGAACGCAAGGGCGACATTTCAACGGCCTTGGCGTACACCGATGCCGCGGCAGGCTCGGTGGCCGGCCTGTTGGCGCAGTCCCGCCAACCGTTCGCGAAGGTGGTCCGCGAAACGGACCGCACGGCCGCCATCGCGCTGGCCGACCACGAGTATCTCGACAACCTGATCAACACCCTGCCGGACAAGTACCGGGCGCTGGGCCGACAGGGCATCAACGGCGACTTCTTCAGCTTCTACCTGTGCGAAATCGTGCTCAAGCTCAACGGGAAAGGCGGTCAGCCGGTATACGTGAAGGTCGCCGATCAGGTCTCGGGGCGGTGCGCACCGAGATGA
- a CDS encoding MCE family protein: MGPRKGEARIHNAWWTVILLAVVGAFLLVTVGVYSGTFSSHVPVTLTSDRSGLVMETGAKVKLRGVEVGRVRNISGGDGRAKLEVAIDPNQTQFIPANVQARIQATTAFGAKFVELVYPPDPSPAPLAAGAVLQSTNVSTEVNTIFENLSDLLRMIDPSKLNAVLTAVADGVRGQGERMGQATTDLNVVLTALNERNETIRQDWQSFGRFNDTYAAVANDIVTILDGASTTSKTVVDRAANLDHLLLSTTGLARSGTELLASSKDSLVGLVNILEPTTGLLNKYSPVYACWLQGATWFLDNGGFDAWGGDNDRSIQFDVGLLFGNDPYKYPDNLPVIAAKGGPGGKPGCGSLPDATENFPVRQLITNTGWGPGLDIRPNPGIGHPCWANYFPVTRGNPERASIRQCLPGAAPGPGG, encoded by the coding sequence ATGGGGCCGCGCAAGGGCGAAGCCCGCATCCACAACGCTTGGTGGACCGTCATCTTGCTGGCTGTCGTGGGCGCGTTTCTTCTCGTCACCGTCGGCGTCTACAGCGGCACGTTCAGTTCTCATGTTCCAGTCACTTTGACTTCGGACCGATCCGGGTTGGTGATGGAGACCGGTGCGAAAGTGAAGCTGCGCGGCGTCGAGGTGGGCCGGGTCCGCAACATCAGTGGCGGTGACGGCCGTGCCAAGCTGGAAGTGGCGATTGACCCGAACCAGACCCAGTTCATCCCTGCGAACGTGCAGGCACGAATTCAGGCCACCACTGCATTCGGCGCGAAGTTCGTCGAGCTCGTGTATCCGCCGGATCCGAGCCCTGCCCCGTTGGCCGCCGGCGCGGTGCTGCAGTCAACGAATGTCAGTACCGAGGTCAACACCATTTTCGAGAACCTGTCCGACCTCCTGCGGATGATCGATCCTTCCAAGCTCAACGCGGTTCTCACCGCCGTCGCCGACGGCGTGCGCGGCCAGGGCGAACGGATGGGGCAGGCCACCACCGACCTGAACGTCGTCCTCACCGCGCTCAACGAACGCAACGAGACAATCCGGCAGGATTGGCAGTCCTTCGGGCGTTTCAACGACACCTATGCCGCGGTCGCCAATGACATCGTGACCATCCTCGACGGCGCGAGTACTACCAGCAAGACCGTGGTCGACCGGGCAGCGAATCTGGATCACTTGCTGCTCAGCACCACTGGATTGGCCAGGTCCGGAACTGAACTGCTGGCATCCAGCAAGGACAGCCTGGTGGGTCTGGTCAACATTCTTGAGCCCACGACCGGCCTGCTGAACAAGTACAGCCCGGTGTACGCCTGCTGGCTACAAGGCGCAACGTGGTTTCTCGACAACGGCGGGTTCGATGCTTGGGGTGGGGACAACGACCGCTCGATTCAGTTCGATGTCGGCCTGTTGTTCGGTAACGACCCGTACAAGTACCCGGACAACCTGCCCGTCATCGCCGCCAAGGGAGGTCCCGGTGGGAAGCCCGGCTGCGGGTCGCTACCGGACGCCACCGAGAACTTCCCGGTCCGCCAGCTCATCACGAACACCGGGTGGGGACCGGGTCTGGACATCCGGCCGAATCCCGGTATCGGCCATCCCTGTTGGGCTAACTACTTCCCGGTGACCCGTGGGAACCCCGAGCGGGCGAGCATCAGGCAGTGCCTGCCCGGAGCCGCGCCGGGGCCGGGCGGATGA
- a CDS encoding ABC transporter permease: MSVGTPSRPFGRLAHVVDEFVAAWNRIGGQARFYANTLAAIPDAVTHYRTELLRLIAQMGLGSGALAVVGGTVAIVGFLTMTTGALVAVQGYNQLASVGFEALTGFASAFFNVRLIVPGTTSVALSATIGAGATAQLGAMRINEEIDALEVIGIRSVTYLAATRVLAGVIVVIPLYCVAVMMAFLAARFGTTVIYGQGSGVYDHYFGTFLNPTDLIWSFFQCVAMTVVIMLVHTYYGFTASGGPAGVGEAVGRAVRTSMVVAAIEIVMISLAVYGQSGNFNLAG, from the coding sequence ATGAGCGTCGGGACACCCAGCAGGCCGTTTGGACGGCTTGCGCATGTGGTCGACGAGTTCGTCGCCGCTTGGAACCGTATCGGTGGCCAAGCTCGGTTCTACGCCAATACGTTGGCGGCAATCCCCGATGCCGTCACGCACTACCGGACCGAGTTGTTGCGGTTGATCGCGCAGATGGGGTTGGGCAGCGGGGCCCTGGCCGTTGTCGGTGGAACTGTCGCGATCGTCGGCTTCTTGACCATGACAACGGGCGCCTTGGTTGCGGTGCAGGGGTACAACCAACTTGCGTCGGTGGGTTTCGAGGCGCTGACCGGATTCGCCTCGGCGTTCTTCAACGTCCGGCTGATCGTGCCGGGCACCACCTCAGTGGCCTTGTCGGCCACCATCGGCGCCGGCGCCACCGCCCAGTTGGGTGCGATGCGGATCAACGAGGAGATCGACGCGCTCGAGGTGATCGGAATCCGCAGCGTCACTTATCTCGCCGCGACGCGTGTCCTCGCCGGGGTGATCGTGGTCATCCCACTCTACTGCGTGGCGGTGATGATGGCGTTTCTCGCGGCCCGCTTCGGCACCACCGTGATCTACGGCCAGGGTTCAGGGGTCTACGACCACTACTTCGGGACGTTCCTCAACCCGACTGACCTGATCTGGTCCTTCTTCCAGTGTGTGGCAATGACAGTCGTCATCATGCTCGTGCACACCTACTACGGCTTCACCGCGTCCGGTGGACCCGCGGGGGTCGGCGAGGCGGTGGGCCGCGCGGTGCGCACATCGATGGTCGTCGCCGCGATCGAAATCGTGATGATCTCACTGGCCGTTTACGGGCAGTCTGGCAACTTCAACCTGGCGGGCTGA
- a CDS encoding MlaE family ABC transporter permease produces the protein MVIAAQTAAKPVRAIGRIFAMSLDTFVSMFKRPFAWHEYVIQTWFVARVSVVPALMLTMPYSVLLVFTFNILLNEFGATDFSGTGAAIGTVNQIGPIVTVLVVSGAGATAMCADLGARTIRDELDALRVMGINPIQALVVPRVLAATTVALALAASVIIVGLTGAFVFCVYIQNVSAGAFVSGLTLLTGAGDVIVSLAKAALFGLAAGLIACYKGVYVNGGPAGVGNAVNETVVFTFTVLFAINILVTAVGIQFTVT, from the coding sequence ATGGTGATAGCCGCGCAGACGGCAGCAAAGCCGGTACGTGCGATCGGCCGAATATTCGCGATGTCGTTGGACACCTTCGTCTCGATGTTCAAGCGGCCATTCGCCTGGCACGAGTACGTCATCCAGACCTGGTTCGTCGCGCGAGTATCGGTGGTACCCGCGCTGATGCTGACAATGCCGTATTCGGTCCTGCTGGTGTTCACCTTCAACATCCTGCTCAATGAGTTTGGCGCGACGGACTTCTCGGGGACGGGCGCCGCTATCGGAACGGTGAACCAGATCGGGCCGATCGTGACGGTGCTGGTGGTCTCGGGCGCCGGCGCCACTGCGATGTGCGCCGATCTCGGCGCCCGTACGATTCGTGACGAACTCGACGCGCTTCGGGTCATGGGTATCAATCCGATACAAGCGTTGGTGGTGCCCCGCGTACTCGCGGCGACAACCGTGGCGCTTGCCCTGGCCGCCTCGGTGATCATCGTCGGTCTGACAGGCGCATTCGTATTCTGTGTGTACATCCAGAACGTCTCGGCGGGTGCGTTCGTCTCCGGGCTGACCCTGCTCACCGGTGCCGGGGACGTTATCGTGTCGCTTGCCAAGGCGGCGCTCTTCGGCTTGGCAGCCGGACTGATCGCCTGCTACAAGGGGGTTTACGTCAACGGCGGACCTGCGGGGGTAGGCAACGCGGTCAACGAGACCGTGGTCTTCACCTTCACGGTGTTGTTCGCGATCAACATCCTCGTCACCGCGGTCGGTATCCAGTTCACGGTCACGTGA
- a CDS encoding ferredoxin has protein sequence MRVTADREICMSAGMCVMTADGFFDQDESGVVVLAFEEVPDDQQARVRAAVGLCPSGALQVFPNKLHHLASGDSAKIRD, from the coding sequence ATGAGGGTCACCGCCGACCGCGAGATCTGCATGTCCGCCGGAATGTGCGTGATGACCGCCGACGGGTTCTTCGACCAGGACGAGAGCGGTGTCGTCGTGCTCGCGTTCGAGGAGGTACCCGACGACCAGCAGGCCCGGGTTCGGGCCGCAGTCGGGCTGTGCCCGTCGGGCGCTCTTCAGGTGTTTCCGAATAAGTTGCACCACTTAGCTTCTGGCGACAGCGCCAAGATACGTGACTGA
- a CDS encoding nuclear transport factor 2 family protein: MTAITGEARNIDATKAIYAAVPAGDLDTALRYLDPDVRITYYGTEKIPYAGDYRGISDAMTFFSRVGQTIEIVEMEPWKFIAQGDDLAVWGRQRFRRLDNGHEWQSEFAHIITLRNGRWLHFRDFMNSALTQDAFSR; the protein is encoded by the coding sequence ATGACCGCCATCACTGGAGAGGCGCGCAACATCGACGCGACCAAGGCGATCTATGCCGCGGTGCCTGCCGGCGACCTGGATACCGCTCTGCGGTACCTCGATCCAGATGTGCGGATCACTTACTACGGCACTGAGAAGATCCCGTATGCCGGTGATTACCGAGGCATCTCCGACGCAATGACGTTCTTCAGCAGGGTCGGGCAGACCATCGAGATCGTCGAAATGGAACCGTGGAAGTTCATCGCCCAGGGTGACGACCTCGCCGTTTGGGGTCGGCAGCGCTTCCGCAGGCTCGACAACGGCCACGAATGGCAATCGGAATTCGCGCACATCATCACGCTTCGCAATGGGCGCTGGCTGCATTTTCGTGACTTCATGAACTCCGCCTTGACGCAGGATGCGTTCAGCCGATGA